The following nucleotide sequence is from Arvicola amphibius chromosome 1, mArvAmp1.2, whole genome shotgun sequence.
gcctctgcctcccgagtgctgggattaaaggcgtgcgccaccaccgcccggccacattgTTGTTTTCAATTTgctacaaagaaatatttttattgaggtttttgaatatttaattatgaGGGGTATTATCAATAACATATTTAaacagacttttttattttaatagttaattgagaataaattatataaaaattaccaattaaaatgtgtttaaagaCTCAGTATTATTATTCAtgagaaaaattcaaattaaaaccacaattaGAATACTGGATACAGCAGCATTCAACTTTTTTGGAAGGCTTAAGTAGAATGATGACTTTACCCAGGCCTGGGCAATACAATGAAATATTGTatcaacacatatacatgtacgcacatgcacactagtaaataaataaatgactttttaaaagatatgtagAACAAGGATTATCCTACCCCCGAGTCCCTAATATTTTTAGTAAATCCCACTAGTCCTCCTACCAATTATATTTTATGAACAGTAAATTAGCAATAATAGCATAAGTAGCATTATTTATCATTTCTAACAAACCAAAAACATTGTATCATGCATGGCACGATTTGAACATACTTAACATCAACATAGGTCCCTTTGTCACACTTGCCTCCAATGAAGGTGAAACCCATGCCCAGGATTTATTTGTGTTCAGCAGAGCCTTGCTATGTAACTGTAAGTTTATACCTTCCCTTACTTATAGGTCCAGTGTGaccacacacacctataatttcagcaatttggaaactgaggcaggaagattacaagttccaggacagcgttGGCTTCCTAATGGGAGTCTGtctcaaagagtaaataaataaataaataaataaataaataaataaataggcctTGTAAAATAAACTCAGAGTAATACCCCCAATGACTTATGATTTTGCTTTATACAGTTTCTGCACCAATAGTCaataaaacccagaaaattcTAAGGAAAAATTTATAAGTTTTAAATTGCATGCCGTTCTAAGTATTACGATAAAATTGCGATAAAATGCCAGAGTTAGGAGGCATCCATTGTCCAGCATAACCATACTACATGCCTTACCCAACTGCCAGATGCTTAGCTGCCAGCTCAGTCACCAGCTCCAGGATCCAGTGTTGCACAGTGCTACGTTCAAGTCACACATACTCAGTAGCCTGACACTACATCCCAATGCCTACGCCACGCATCCCCTGTATCTCATATTATAGACGTCATGTTATGTCATACCCACCACAGGGTATGAATATGAAGAGGAATGAGCACACGGCAGtggtatattttcagaaaaaaatcagattcaTATAACTCTTATCGCAGCATTCCAATGGTTCTTTAGTAGCAGCAGTTATTCACTACATCTGATTTAACAATTAAACTTGGGTGTGGGTCCTAGCTTctttggtagagtacttgcctacttTCCTaccatgcacaaagtcctgggttcaatccccatcaccaggtaaactgggcatggtgacacaggtCTGAAATCTCCATGCTGGGAGGGAAGACAGAAGCCGGAGGGctagggttcaaggccagcctcagtgtCTCAAAAAGGTAAgattaaacaaattaattaaactggctcataaatatgtaaatacacataGGCCTTAAGTACCCTCCAGAGGAGGAGTCAGGCTTTCTCAGGGGTAgggtcttgggggggggggggagccggGCTTCCACCTAAATGTACATATTCAAGgttaattacttttttaaaaagtctaattccttatgttaaagaaaaacagaaactgacAATCACGTTGTATCTAAGTCCTATTATGTTGTATCTAAGTGCTATTATGAAAAAGCAGGAGCCAAGAGGCTTGTAAACAAGAAACTTATTTCTCATAGTTTGCGGGGCAGggtgtgggagagaaagagagattagaTAATGTGTTTTCAACTATGACAGAAAACAACTTGAAGGTGGGGCAATCTCCAGCTAACTGGAATTCCCAGTTGGGCACCCAGGGCTGAACTTCTAGCTCTCTTTCCCATGCAGAGACGTTCATATAGTGAGATAAGCAGCAACAGTTAGAAATAGTTTGCTTCTAGCTATTCTTAAGCGTACTGTTTTTACACGTGGGTTGTTTTTACTTCCATTGCACTGTTAGACCAGCCTGTCCCTAAACAAGTGGCTTTGgagtattctttaaaacaaacatgCGTGAGGCTGAAAAGGGGTAAACACATTCCCACCCTCAGAGTCAGCTTCTCAGTGAGCTCAAAGAGGATATGACAACTTACCAATACAATGTATACATTATAGGCCTGCTTAGTGCTTACCAACACAATGTATCCCTTATAAGCCTTCTTAGTGCTTACCAACACAATGTATACATTATAGGCTACTTAGTGCTTACCAACACAATGCATACATTATAGGCCGCTTAGTGCTTACCAACACAATGTATCCCTTATAAGCCTGCTTAGTGCTTACCAACACAATGTATACATTATAGGTCCCCTTACCACTCCATGGATGTCATCCCTTTGAAGAAGTGAAGAAGAGTTTCTTAGACAAGGCCACTGTCGTGAGTGTATTATGCCAAAAAAGAAGACATGTTTGTGCCTTTTTACAACATCAAAATTTATTGAATAACAATGTATGTATTGTCACTTAAGTTTAGTTGGCTACAATTTGCCAAGTCACCCAGGTTCCCTTCGCAGctgcctgtttgtttattttttcttctggtcTTTGCTGCCGTGGAGGAAAGCTCCAGAAAGCTGTGATGACGAAGACTGATGACTGAGCAGACCTTCAGTGATTAGGAGACTATGAAACGCTGGAATGTTGCAGGTCCAGAgcctaattaaaaataatctggGACTACCTTGGCTCCTTGCATAGCATTATTCTCTTTATGTAACCTCATGTTCTTATGACAACCACAGGAAATCACCTGAGATACATTAATTTAACAGAGCACTAGTTTCTATCCATCCAAAAACTAAGAATGCCCTCAGAATGCACAGATCTCCCCCATCCTTCTAGAAACTGCCTCTCTTATGTTTCCAACACCGTAACTGGAAAGTGTCTTGATTTACGaaattctttgttctgttaccaTGGAACTGGCACCATGTTGGAATGATATTTGGGAAAATCTGAACCTGTGTTCCTGGGCTACCGTCTCTAATTTCTGGCTTCAGAATAAACCATGTGGTTTTTCCCATTGAGATGATATCTGTGTTTTTGCATCAACATACTAACATTTACTCTCAGATCACatacgctctctctctctctctctctctctctctctctctctctctctgtgtgtgtgtgtgtgtgtgtgtgtgtgtgtgtgtgtgtgtgagacagaatAGCTACAGAATAGTTACAGAATAATAGATTAAAGAGGCCACAGGAGAATTCGAGAAGTTCAAAGAAGCCTtagtaaatacagaaaaataataaaagtgcaAAGAGAATCTCTGCACCGGATAGCTAGATACTCAGAAACTCAGTTGGAGAAGGCTAGAGGCAAGGCAGAGCTGAGCCAAAGGGCCATGGGGTTGACCCGGGCCTTAGCATTGAGTGGAACTGCAGAGGTGAGCTATACATGACTCCAGAGGCCTAAAGGCGGGGCAAGGAACCAAAGAAACATGGATGCGATGTGTAAGACCAGATCCAGAAGGGGTGAGCGGATGGTAGACAACAATTAGAGCTATCAGTATATACAGTAAGGATTGAGCTGAGCTGGGATTCTTGCTTCTCAAGGGCAAGAGGTTTCAACTAGATGCCAGGGGGAGGGCTCCTTTTGTCGTCCCCCCAAATCTCCCTGTATTTCTATCCTGTCTCGATGCTTATTTTGCTCTTAAGAACATGTCAGTCTGTGCCTCACGAGATGGAGCCAGGTAGATGCTGTTTACACACAGCCCCCTGTGATCATCCCGCCTCTGCTTGCATACTAAAGTGGAGCCAAATACCCCTCCATAGAATGAAGCCACTTGTGGCAAGGCAAGGCCCCAAAGCCCTATTTTAGAATACTTACTTACAGTGGGCACAGTCTGATCTCAACAggcaccagtctctgcctcctacccTTCTTACGTGGGTGACAAAGACTGACTCAGGCCACCAAACCACACAAGTGCTAAGGACAGATCATGAACTGTGATGGGGAAGCCACCAAACCACAAAACGGGTGGTAAAGAGGGATTTTATTCAGGAACCACTACCATACCAGGAAAAGCACCACAATATAGAAGCAAATTCATCATGGATCACAGGCAGTTTATACATAGAGCAGGTGGCTTCTGTGCACAGAAAAATCACTAAAAGGAAATATCCAGGGTTGTGGGGAGTCTAGCTCAACCAACCTGACCAGATTCTTTTGGAAGGTAGACCTGGGTTATGAGACATTACCTGAAAGTCCATAGAGTGTGACAAACCTGATTAGATGCCAAGAGCAGTCAGATTCAAAGAGCGGGGTTTCTGTAGCACAACTTGATAGGATTCTTGCTGAAACTGGACTGGGCAGGTCTggtctgaggagagggagctggaaaaggccagatccaatagccatactgatgaatatcttgcatatcaccatagaaccttcacctggcgatggatggagatagagacagagccccacattggagcaccggactgagctcccaaggtcctgacgaggagcagaaggagggagaacatgagaaagaaagtcaagaccgtgagggaaccttcatctggcaatggatggagatagagacagagccacacattggtgcaccggactgagctcccaaggtccaaatgaggagcagaaggagggaaaacatgagcaaggaagtctggactgcgaggggtgctcccatccactgagatggtggggctggtctattcggagcttaccaagcccagctggactgggactgaaaaagcatgggataaaaccggactccctgaacatggcggacaatgagggctgctgagaagccaaggacaatgacactggatttggatcctactacgcatactggctttgggagggcctggcctgtttggatgctcacctttctggacctggatggagggaggaggaacttggacttcccatggggcagggaacccttactgctctctggacaggagatggggggggagtggagggtggagggggtaaatgggaggcggggaggaggcagaaatttttaataaaaaatgtttttccaatAAATGgtgttttaacattaaaaaaaaacaaagtcgaAAGTAGAACTCAGAGGatctaaaataaaatctgattaAGAAAAGAGTCTTGTTTTAAGCAAGTATGGTGGCACAGGCAAGTAGTCCCGgttctgggagctggaggcaggagaatcaaaagttgAAAGCCAGCCTTGACTGCAGAGTGAGACAAGATGGAGGGCAACCTATGCTCTATTAGACCTGCctctaattaaataaataaaacgaaaGTTTCTGTCACTTACCAAGTATCTTAATTTTCCACTGttattttccagaaaatattaGCCATAGTTATAAACTGCTAGTAtagtagaaagaaaaatggtttttttATCAACTTAGGAGGTTCTCAGTTAGAATGAACTCCATATCACAAGGTGGGAGATCGACAAACATCTTATTAATGTGTACAGTTCGTGAACATAGGAGGCTCCTGAGGAATGAGGCAGGTCAGAATTCCAGTTTATAGACTGCGTTCAATAAAGAAACATAAGGTTTCAAGGAAAGAAGTCTCCCCTAGACCTGCTGCGATTGCAGAAGAAACTCAGCAGTGAAAGGGAGACCCCAGGGCTTTCCACAGAGATGCTCGAGACATTTGGCCTCAGGGGTTCATGGGGTATCAGCAAGACCTTGAGCCACAGGAACTTGAAGTAGttctaaaatgtttttacaaCATTCATAAGTGGCCCTAAAATGTTTACTTGAGCAACAgagagatgggctggagagatggctctgcagttacaGGCACTGGCTaatcttccggaggacccaggttcaaatcccagcacccacatagtaacTCACAATAATTTTTAACTCCAGTTTCGGGAATGCAACTCCCTTTTCTAGCCTCCACATGCGTATGGtgcatagatagacagatatgcaggcaaaacacccacacacattaaaaagacgcaggagaaagaggaggaggaaacaatGAGGCAATGCGAACCCATTTCAGAGAGGCCAGCAGGAATCCAGCCTCTGGAGCAATGGGAAGTGAGAAAACAAGTACCCTCTGTTCTAAGTGTGGAACAAGAAGATGTACTGTGACCTGTGTCCCTGAGACAGGATGCATACATAGACCTTGTTATCTGTCCTATACTCGGGGTCTTGTGAGTTTCAATCAGTGTTACCCACATAGCATGATAAAAAGACAGGAAAGTCATGGGGCCataaatgggagaagaggagcaaGTAGGGAATGGGTGGACACAGCCTCTCTCCACCTGAAGCCCCTGCTTCCTCTAGCCACCAGGAACATTTTCCAGACTAGTCACCATAGGGACCCATTACTTCTTGTCTCCCCTACATTCCAAGGAACCCTAATCCATTAGATGTGCTTGGATTTGTATgacacactattttttttttctgtctaaatccCTCCTTGACGAAACTATCCTTATTCATGCAGCCACTGTGGTGTAGGCATTTGACCTGGAGGGTGTGGTCATCTTACCTGGGCCATGCAATCCAGGACTGGTCTGGCAGAAATGTCTGTCATCTAAGGCCACAGTGCTGGAAGCTTAGGACATTTCTAAGAACATGCCAGAAGCCTCCCCAACTTCTTTGCTAGAAGATTATGGGCTGGGtataattatcatttaaaattgaGCTTTTTAATGACATCTTTTCTAACACATAAAAGTGACTCTCTGAAATGAAAGCTAAAGGCAACAATAAAAGTAGCAACGAAgaaagccagttgtggtggcacttctgtataataccagcactcaggaggtagaggcagaccaatttctgagtttgaggccagcctggtctatgtagtgagttcaggatagccagggctatgtagagagaccctgtgtctgaaaaaaaataagtaacaacaGAGGGGGAAAATATCCATGATGACATTGGTAGAAAGAGCAGCATACTATAATATCCACCTCTGAGAGGTCCAGGtacagaagtccaaggtcatcctctacTACATAGTACATTTGAAGCCAGCTTTGGCTAAGACCAATGAtattcttctgtatatatgttgcttttattggttaatgaattaatAATCTGCTTAGGCCCATGAtatggcagaatagagctaggtggggaaactgagctgaatgctgggagaaagaaggcagagtcagagagaagccatgtagctgcagcaggagacagatgctgaatgTTGGAtggaatcttactggtaggccacaaccatgtgttgatacaaagattaatagaaatgggctaatttaagatataagagctagttagcaatacacttaagctattggtcaagcagtgttttaactaatatagtttctatgtaattatttccagTCTGAGCAGAGgggaatgaaagagcagcctCCGACTATAAACTGGCGTCCAACATGGGACCAACTAAacccacttaaaacctgagagagcttggaaagaacttctagacacaaaagacagagttaagcatttttctttttttgaatgggctctgtttgcttgcGGCAGGAgcaccatggctcctttaagagagatgcAATAAAAACCCGAAGCTTCTTTTAAAAcggtggcttcctggttcatgctgccagcacaaactctggcccTTTCAGGAGGCCCAGCACTTGATTGGGGCtcgtgagcagagtgctacaacttgcttaatgacaatatagacccactgtgtgcctgaaaatggagcaatgtgcatggctctcagaggcagtgaccAACCTCCACCAAcagaccatgtttcaaaacaaaaacatagagcAAGTAATGCTCATAACTAGAATTCAGgaagtttcttttattgttttctggcTTTTGTAAAAGTATTGGAtcgtttaattttttttttactcaagcCAATCTGAATTGACTATGACTCCTAAGTGAAATCTTTGAACATTGTCTACAGTCATAATTGTGTATTAGATTCACATTGCTTAAACAGGCCTCCTTGGCACCAAGAACATGCAGGGATATGGCCGTGCACCTGTTTCATTATTTCCAATTTATCCATGACATTCAATTCATTATTTCCAATTTATCCATGACATTCAAGGGTTGGTCTTCTGGGAGCATCACTTCTTTGGGGAGACCACACAGACTATCTCAATGGGTACCAATAAGCTGCAACTGGTTGTCAGTAATCCAGTTATCAATTGCTTTCTACAAAAGCTCATGAATACACAGACTGCTTCTTAGGCATATTCTGTATATACCCACAATCTATGGGTTCACTTTCATGGGCATGATTGTCAAATGTCAGGCCACCATGTTTTCCACGTGGAAACCAGTTAGTAGTCAGGGCTACGGTGTCCTAAGCTCACCATTCAAGGACTAGGATCCTGAACTCAGACATTTGGGCTCGTCTAGCAGATGATCTGTGGGATCAACTCATagagggaaaaataagaaaagcaagagTCCCGTAGATTTTCTGTGAGATGCTAAGGGACCCATATTCAGTCACGCTAGAGCCATCAAAAGCCGCTGAGAAGATTAAGTCCCATGCTGGCAGGCTCTGCAGGCCTCTGCATGGCTAGCAGTGGTGTGAGGACAAAGAACTCTCTGAGGAATCTAAAATTAGGTGGGGGTCCTGACCCTACCTCAAGCTCCGCAACTATGAAATGCGTTCAGCCAGCTCATTAGATCTGCAACAAgaatccttttcttcttcccttctctatcTAGAGACCCAGAGCAGGAGAAGGATGACATACTTGTTCTTGGAACTGCATCATCTTTTCATGGAGGAAGTCAGTTGATGGCATAGCTCGTGCTAACAGTGATCACATTAGTACAGAATTAAGTCACAGTAGGAACTTCCAAGACCAGTGTTTAGGGCTATAACAATCCATGACCCACTTTTAACTATAGAAAGTATAGACGTTTCTAGGAAGAATCAGAAGCTAGTCTTTATTTAAGCAACAGTGAAGCACAAATACAGGGTCAACAGGACTTTCTGCTGTGCCCAGCACAGGTGTGTTCCATATGTGCCCAGCACAGGTGTGTTCCATATGTGCCCAGCACAGGTGTGTCCCATATATGCCCACATTTTACAGAATGTGTATGCTTCCCGCTTTGTTAATTtaacagtttattttatttataaaagaaccTAATATCAGATTTGAAAATCTTAGTCATTGATTAAACATAGAAGAGGCTACATAAAGCGACTTCACACCACAAGAGGTACTGATCAGCTCCTACCAGGAGAGATGCTACCTAACTAAACTTTAGACACCCGTGGTAAAGGCTGGCTGCTTCCAATGAGCCATTGCACACACTATGTGAGTCCCCTGGTCTTTGATTATGtgattctctcttctgtttgTCGCTGTATCCTTCACTCTCTCTGGTACCCATTCATCTGCTCTCTCAGCTCTCCATCCTTTTgaactctctgtccttccccatcctcCCGTCCTTCCACACCACCACCCTTCTGACCCTTTATCTCCATATGCCCCTTTTCTGTACTTGCCAGCCTACTGTTTTTAACCATCTTGGCAGACTCCTCTGCCCCTCTGTTTTTCCCGTTAGGAGCCCCCTTTTGTTTCTTCATGCTAGTACTGGTTTTCAAGAGAGGACTTTGTACCCGCCCCTTCCCAAAGCTGCCTTTCACTGAAAACAGCCTCCCCTTGTCAGGTCTCTTTTCATCTGAATGTTGAATATTGACAGTGACATCTTTCACCTGGATACCTTGTGTGAGCTTCTTTATTTTAGAATCATAGAGAGAGAATTCCAAATCCCATGACCTGTTGTACTTTAGGGCTTCTATTCGTTCTTTAAAATACTTCAGATCCTGCCTTACAAAGGGGGCAATTCTGAAGTAGAACTTCAGCCCCAGGCTCAAAGTGCTGTCTGTTTTCAACATGTCAAACAAGAACTGCAGGCTGAGGGTCATCTCCTCGGAGCTCTCCTGCTCCACCAGCTTTGCCACCTCCCTGCGGGTTGCCTCCCCCAGCTGACCCTGGTCCTCCTTCACGAGGAAGGACATGGCATAGAAAAATTCCTGGAAGCTGACATGGCGAAAGCTGTAGAGCTTCTTGACGCTGAGCCCCTCGCGGTAGTCAATGCTGTTCAGGAAGGCGGTAAGGCTGGGGCCATCTAAGCTGTGCTTTCTGAGGACATCTTCTTCGAACAGCAGCCTCTGGTGCTGGATCCCCTCAGCTGCCAAGCTGCACAGACTCCTCAGGACCCTGTGCCGGGTGAGCTCAGAGCTGTCCCCATTGCCATCAGTGGGCAGGAAGGTGGACACATAAGCAGTGAAGATATCTGTACTATTGTTAGGCGTCTCTGAGACTTCCTGGCCTCCTGCCATCTTCCTCTTCAGCCAGGAGCAGACCACCCAGCAAATGCCCGGAACCTGGCATGCTTTGTAGAGAACATCGTTGTTTTGCACGAACTCAAGGGCATTTCTCGCTTGCTCCTGATCCGTAAAATAGGAGCTGAAAtaattcttcctctcctcctcagaAAAGCCTAAGACATGGACATATCGCCTTTCACCCAGCATGGGTTCCAGACTCCGCAAAGCCGGCGGCCGAGTGGTGACGAGGAGGGAGCATGGTACCTCCCTTCTCCTAATGAGAATGTGTAGTACACACTCCGCACGACTGGACTTCTGTAACTCGTCATAGCCATCCAGGACGAACAGGAGCCGCTCAGGCTGCCTCAGAATCTCCGTGACTGGGGCTTGATCATCTCCGCAGCACCAGCAGATGAGGCTGGGCAGGTCACACTTGGGCAGCAGGACCACTTCTCTGCAGCTCACATAGAAAACATAATCGAAACGGCCTGGATACAGGGTCCCTTTGGCCCAGTCCTGCACCAGTTTTTTGACCTGTGTTGTCTTCCCGGTGCCTGCAGATCCTTGCATCACGACTATGGGCGGGGCTGAGTAGGACTCCGCCTCCGGAGCAAATAAAGCATCCACCCTGACTTGACCCAACTCCTGTTGCAGGTCCGAACCGGAAGGTGATTCAGGACTCCCTGGACTGGACGTGGCCACCAGGAGCAGCTCGTTGCAGCTGCTGTTAACACCCCAATCTGGCCTCTCCTCCAAGCAGCGCACGTgctctctgtagatttctctgtAATCTGAGTAACGCAAATGGGGTTTTGGGTGTCGGAAGGAGAACAACAAAATGCAAACAGACCCTTCAAACCctgagtttgcttttttgttgttgttcgtttgtttgtttttgattgatttttctttttcatttttttaaaatttatttattttacataccaaccatagttttccctccctcctctcctcccttagcctatcctcacctcccttccacacctcttcccatccactcctcctcctaaGTTTGCTCTTTAGTCTCATCTCCTGCCCTCTCTAATTTGTGTTGCTTTGAAGTTTATAGCTGTGACTTCATGAGGTGAAACtactctggggtgtgtgtgtatgtgtgtgtgtgtgtgtgtgtgtgtggtgtgtggtgcatgtgtggtgtgtgtgtgtggtgtgtatgtgtggtgtgtgtgtgtgtgtgtggtgtgtgtgtgatgtgtgtgtgtgcgtgcagtgTGATGTGTGTAGGCATGTTTTGAAAAAGAGTACATTTGTACGTACACGTGCTCATGAGACTGTGCTgacagagtgtgtgtgttgtggggggaaGGGGTGTGTACACCTCAACATCAGTGTGTGTGCAATGTGCAAGTTCCTGATAAATCCTGTGAAATTTCCTCCTGGAGCCAGGTGAggacagaggggagagaagggaagctgAAAGCTGGTACAGGAGCTGAGTCTGTTCCTGGTAAAGGGTGGGTCAGAGCTTAATCTGACAGctgaacaaaagcaagcaaacaaacaaaagccatggACTCTGCTACTGAACTGTCATGTCTGTGTTCCAAGCCCCTTACTGGCTGATCTATCCTCCCAGCTTGCCCACTCCCCTGTCTGCAGCGCAGAAAGTCTCAGGAATGAAAGGAACCTGGGAAAGATCACAGATGCCAACAGAGTCCCTGCACCCCtaccgcaccccccccccccaaaaaatagacCAGGTAGCCATTTAGGCCCCACCGCTGTCTAGGTTCACATGAGCCCACTGACTTCTCCATGAACAGCAGTCTAGCTGTTCATGAAGTTGGGGAGGTgtgaccccccacacacactctgagGCTGTTGTTTCTGGTTAATGGAAGTCACTCCACCAACActgttctccttccccttctccagaAACAGCAACTACAATTAGGAGGTGAGGTACTTTAGCCATAAGACATCATAAAGCCCTGCCTTCATCTCAGGGACAGCACCCAACATTCTTCGGGTTGTCTGGAGACCCTGGGACTCTGCAGATCCCCAATGAGGAGAGGGCAGGATAATGAAAGGTATAGACTACAGGCTATTAGCATCTGTGGGGCCTGGGGGTGTCTCTGGTGCCACCTCACTTCCCTCCCTCGGGCTGTACTCACCATTCAGACAAAACTGACTGAGGTAGTCCACAAGTTCCATCAAGTTCATGGCCTGCAAGCTCCTGCTCACAACTCT
It contains:
- the Nlrp10 gene encoding NACHT, LRR and PYD domains-containing protein 10, which encodes MALARASSPREALLWALNDLEESSFKTLKFHLRDMTQFHLARGELEGLSRVDLASKLISMFGAQEAVRVVSRSLQAMNLMELVDYLSQFCLNDYREIYREHVRCLEERPDWGVNSSCNELLLVATSSPGSPESPSGSDLQQELGQVRVDALFAPEAESYSAPPIVVMQGSAGTGKTTQVKKLVQDWAKGTLYPGRFDYVFYVSCREVVLLPKCDLPSLICWCCGDDQAPVTEILRQPERLLFVLDGYDELQKSSRAECVLHILIRRREVPCSLLVTTRPPALRSLEPMLGERRYVHVLGFSEEERKNYFSSYFTDQEQARNALEFVQNNDVLYKACQVPGICWVVCSWLKRKMAGGQEVSETPNNSTDIFTAYVSTFLPTDGNGDSSELTRHRVLRSLCSLAAEGIQHQRLLFEEDVLRKHSLDGPSLTAFLNSIDYREGLSVKKLYSFRHVSFQEFFYAMSFLVKEDQGQLGEATRREVAKLVEQESSEEMTLSLQFLFDMLKTDSTLSLGLKFYFRIAPFVRQDLKYFKERIEALKYNRSWDLEFSLYDSKIKKLTQGIQVKDVTVNIQHSDEKRPDKGRLFSVKGSFGKGRVQSPLLKTSTSMKKQKGAPNGKNRGAEESAKMVKNSRLASTEKGHMEIKGQKGGGVEGREDGEGQRVQKDGELREQMNGYQRE